From one Catellatospora sp. IY07-71 genomic stretch:
- a CDS encoding NADH-quinone oxidoreductase subunit A, with the protein MDGYLDAYATVALLLLVGVLIIGGAFGANRLLRPSRPNPAAGKHDTYECGLDPVEGGWAQMQIRYYIYAYLYVLFAVEAVFLFPWAVVYVRSGLAVVVEMAIFVAVLALGLLYAWRKNALRWL; encoded by the coding sequence GTGGACGGTTACCTCGACGCGTACGCGACGGTGGCGCTGCTGCTGCTGGTGGGCGTTCTGATCATCGGCGGCGCGTTCGGGGCCAACCGGCTGCTGCGCCCGTCCCGGCCCAACCCGGCCGCGGGCAAGCACGACACGTACGAGTGCGGCCTCGACCCGGTCGAGGGCGGCTGGGCACAGATGCAGATTCGTTATTACATCTACGCCTACCTGTACGTGCTGTTCGCGGTCGAGGCCGTGTTCCTGTTCCCGTGGGCCGTCGTGTACGTCCGGTCGGGCCTCGCCGTCGTCGTCGAGATGGCGATTTTCGTCGCCGTGCTGGCGTTGGGCCTGCTCTACGCCTGGCGCAAGAACGCGCTCCGGTGGCTCTGA